The Globicephala melas chromosome X, mGloMel1.2, whole genome shotgun sequence genome window below encodes:
- the LOC115848356 gene encoding small integral membrane protein 12-like, protein MWPVLWTVVSTYAPYVTFPVAFVVGALGYHLEWFIRGKDPQPVEEEKSISERREDRKLDELLGKDHTQVVSLKDKLELAPKAVLNRNRPEKN, encoded by the coding sequence ATGTGGCCTGTGCTTTGGACTGTGGTGAGTACCTATGCTCCCTATGTCACCTTTCCCGTGGCCTTCGTGGTTGGGGCTCTGGGCTACCACCTGGAATGGTTCATCCGGGGGAAGGATCCCCAGCCTGTGGAGGAGGAGAAGAGCATCTCGGAGCGCCGGGAGGACCGCAAGCTGGATGAGCTGCTAGGCAAGGACCACACCCAGGTCGTGAGCCTTAAGGACAAGCTGGAACTTGCCCCTAAAGCTGTCCTGAACAGAAACCGCCCGGAGAAGAATTAA